ATGCATCAACCAatttttactcattttattataaaactaatatatatataagtgagacccATAATCCACAAACTTATtcaacccatttttctttatattttttaaaacccgtaccCACACTAAATGTGAAACTTAATgcgggacggaggtagtaagaaatttataaaaaatcaaataggATTAACTTGTAATTAGATCACAATTGTTAGCAAACTACTCCGTACATCgtaatttatactccatttgttccatagtaatagagtcattttgtcattttggtacgttccatagtaataaagtcattttcctttttagtaaaagtcaacacacattttttcacacctactttactctctccatttctctacctttttcattttccattttactttccctttacttaactcactaacacaattttcttaatctctatgctgaaaagaaacgcctccattgctagacggagggagtatattattagaTCTCACATTGTTTGCAATCCATTACTagacggggggagtatattattagaTCTCACATTGTTTACAAATATCGTCCATTCCTCAATTTCTCTTAAAAAGTCACAATTCCAATTACcaaaaatttctatatttggggtcaaattaaaaataattaaaagttggGGGTGTTTCTGCAGCTACGAGAACTTTACTTGAATCGAGAAATTTGGAAAAACCCTTCCCCAATTTATCTCCTTTCCCCAAATTCTCATTCACCTCTGCAACAATGTCTGATAAAGACGACAAATCGGGCTCAATTGACGCCGCCCACTCCAAAGAAGAAGCTCTCCGTCTCAAAGCGCTAGCTGAGGAGAAGTACAATTCCGGCGACCTCAATTCCGCCGTCGCATACGCCGAGCGCGCCCGCGACCTCCATCCCTCAATTTCCGGCCTGCACCAGATGCTCACCGCCTTCCAAATACtccgcgccgccgccgcctccccCATCCCTGGCGGCGAGAATCAGAAGCCGACGCCGGATTACTACATGATTCTGCAGGTGCAGAGGTTCTCGCACATCAATTCGATTAAAAAGCAGTATAAGAAGTTAGCTTTGACGCTTCACCCCGATAAAAACCCCTTCGTAGCGTCCGAGGAGGCGTTCAAGCTGGTCGGGGAGGCGGCGCGGGTGCTGTCGGATAAGATCAGGCGGAAGGAGTATGATGTGCGGCTTAGGGTTGCGATGCAGTCGGAGGCGGCGGGCGCGGTGGCGGTTGAGATTGGAGAGGAGGGGTCAAGAGAGACGTTTAGGACGGCGTGCTCGGCTTGCCAGCTGCTGCATCAGTTTGAGAGGAAGTATTTGGGACATAATTTGGTTTGCCCGGGGTGTATGAAGACGTTCAAGGCTGTGGAAGCTGAGGAGCGGAATGGAGATGAGGGGAAGAATGAGAAGAGTGAGGCGAATACAAGGGTAAGTGCTCGAATCCGGGAGAGAGTTTCCAAAGGGGACTATGTGGGGAGTGTGGAGAAGTTTGGTTTGGGGGTGAAGAGGAGGAATAATAATTTAGGTGAGGTTTCTGAGGGGTTGGGGGTGAAAATGGCGAGGACGGGTGTGTTGAAGAGGAGTAAGAGGGTGGAGGACTCCGGAGACGGCCATGGTGTTGAGAATGGTAGATTCAAGAAAATGGAAACTTTGATTAATGGAGGTAAGGAGGCAATGGAGAGTGGTGAGGTCGAGatagtggagaatgagatgAGTAAAAGAGGGGAGGGTAGGGAAGAGGAAAGTATGACATTGTCCCAAATGCAGATgatggtgaagaagaagaaaccgAAGAAGAAGGTAGTTGTGGGGAAATTGACTACAAAGGCAAAGAAAGTTAATGCTGAGAAGTTGAGGGTAAACGGAGTGGTGGGAGAAACCGAGAAGGACGGGGAGGGGAATAAAGAGGATTTAGGAGAAGAGGAGAGTGCAGAGGAGATGGAGGATGTGATGATAGAGGAGATGGCGAAGGAGAGGGGAGGGGAGGCAGAGAAGGAGAAGGTGGTGAATTTGAGGGGGAATTCAAATCGGAGGAGAGTGCCAAAAATTAGGAATCTTGAAGCTGTGCATGCAGCTTCaaggaattattttaattcGGAGATTGAGAAAGATACATCATCAGACAAAGGGAACTCGGAGGTTCCGCCGGTggaaaaagagaaggaaatgGACGTCATAAAGGAGAAGAAAGGAAGACGTAGAGTTCCAAAGTTTGGGAATTCGGACATATTGAGTACAAAATCTTCAAAGAATCATGTGGATTCAGATCTTCAGAGGCTAAATGCTGACACAGAGGGTGATTTGGGTTTTGAGAAGGATATATCATCAGAAAATGGCGAATCGGAGGTTCTGCTGGTggagaaagagaaggaaaTGGATGTCATAAATGAGAAGAAAGGAAGACGTAGAGTTCCAAAGTTTGGGAATTCGAACATATTGAATACAAAATCTTCAAAGAATCGCTTGGATTCAGATCTTCATAGGCTAGATGCCGACACAGAGGGTGTTTCGGAGATTGAGAAGGATATATCATCAGAAAAAGGCGTCCCGGAGGTGCTGCTGATggagaaagagaaggaaaaggaAATTGACGTCATAAAGGAGAACAAAGGCAGGCGTAGAGTTCCAAAGTATGGGAACTTGGACATATTGAATACAAAATCTTCAAATAATGGCATGGATTTAGATTTTCAGAGGGTCATTGCTAACAAAAAGGGTGATTTGGAGATAATGGCCGTGGATGATTCtgattttcatgattttgataAGGATAGAAGGGAGAGGAGCTTCAAGAAAGGACAAGTGTGGGCATTATACGATGATGTTGATGCAATGCCGAGGCACTATGCTCTGATCAATGAAATTGTCTCTGTAAACCCTTTTGAGGTGACATTGAGCTGGTTGATGCCTCAAAataatgaagatgaagaatcaaTAAGTAGGCTGAAAAATGgatattttgtttcttgtgGGAGCTTCCGTGTTACTAGGAGAGTAACCATtagatatttgaatttattttctcatcttGTGGACTGTGAAAGAGCAGCCAGGGAGTTGTATAGAATCTATCCTAAGAAAGGCTCAGTTTGGGCAATATATAGCAGTAGTGGCCGAGAAGCTGAAGAAAGTGACGAAATGATTGAGGGCAAGAGATGCTACAACATTGTTGTAACTTTAAGCAGTTATAGTGATGTACATGGATTGAGTATAGCGTATCTTAAGAAGGTCGAAGGGTTCAGGACTGTGTTCAATAGAAGGGGAATCGGGGCTAACGCTGTTGTATGCCTTGGAGCAAAAgacatcaaaatattttcacacCAGATACCTTCAAAGAAACTGTTTGGTGAAGAAGCCTCTGGCCTTCCTAAGGGTTGTTGGGAGCTAGACCCTGCTTCGCTTACACCTCAGTTGCTTAGTTTGTCATAGTTATTACTCATGAAAAGATGCTCCTCGCACGACACAATGGCGTGCTTGCTCTGACTTATGTTTCCTCTGCCTATCATTGGGTAAAACTATGGCCTTTATTAATGTGCAGTGTTTTTTCCTTGCTTTCGTGGGTGATAAACTGTGTTTAAAACTATATTGGAAGGATGAAATGATATACAAACTCATAGATTGAGTTGCTGGAATATCTTGTATTGGTACTAGAATGAGGAGAAATGTTGAATTGTGATTGACTGAACATACCACGGGATGATATGttgaattttattcatattatcACGTGATTGGTGCTCTTCTTATGTCTTGATGACTTGCATCCTCGTTGATTGGTTTTTACACAAAATTATTCAGGATGAAGAAGGTGGTCGGCATGGACGTTGGAAGCTGGAAGTTGGAAATGTGTTAAaataactactactactactagtgTAGTGTCTCACTCGGTGTCTCTATTTGTAGCTAGCTGTATTATGTGGTCTAGAAATTAGGtcggtttttttttgtgatttcgTTTACTAATCTGTAACGTAtgtaattaatactactccactacTTAAGTTTATTGCTTAGGACATTTGATCTTGCAAGAGAGAGTTTCTGAGTGAGTTCTTCTCTTTGTTTTGAAGGAATTTTGGACTCCTGAGATATGGATATGATGGTTTCGAATCcgaatccaaatccaaatccttTCACCACAATTTTAACAAGATCTTCAAACGCTTAATGGATTGTATCAGCCATAAtctttaatagtaatataaatagaCTATTCATATAGTCtactttacaaatttaattgtaaataaaagtcgacacaacaaaaataaaaataacttctCTTTTGAAATGGAGATTTGGTTACTCAAGTTAAGAACTTTAACGTAATTTTGGTATTTGCcgcaaatttaataaatgtcTAAAATATCACATGAAGGACTATATTTTGTAGCGTGTTATTTCCCACAGTGGCTAAtctttatatactactactaatatgcATACGTTATTCTTATCCTAAACACAACTAAATTAATGTGGCTTTATATGACGCTTTTTATCCTATTTATCATTGACTTTAAAAATAgtctaaaatatcacaaatgaTTCACAGTTGGCCATATAGAATACGTTTTCATCGAAAATATATTCACATCGTATTGAGAATATTACACATAATGCAAACTTTGTGGTAACTACTTTTaaagttcataaaaaaataatcaaaatttgacaaaaCTAATAATCCTTTAAATTTGGTACACTGAACGACCCAGCTcgttattaaataaattacgacaggattttaaaattatcacccacgtgcgatgcacgacccattttcttttatttcatcttactttataatgtaaaatgatttttaaattcataaaaatatcattatatgaaatctgaaatcataaatatataaaataaaaaacaattgttaaaaatatataaaatcaaacaaagaaaaaaaacacacaaatatattgattggtgattttggcaaaaatatacatacatattattattaacattatgatagtttaattaaattatttatatctattttatgattagtcaattaaatcataatttcttaattaatttttggttcAATCTCATAAGTTATAAAAGTAGGTAATTAAATCACCACTTTTATACATTTCTCAATCCCATTACATGTTTCATCAATTTGTtgtgataaaattttgatgaaattttatatttaatttaatatttcgcTAATATTATACACGTATTTGTTAGTATATTGGATTtacatattaataattttacatactatttttttaaatcattataaatagattattACTAACGGTGGAACATACATATGAGATTGATTTGTGCTCCAAATTCCAAAACAACGATTGATCAATTAATCAACACACAATAACGAAAACTAAAACACAAACTCACcagaaaaacaaaatccacacaataatcaaaatcatTATATCCAAATTTCCAGCTCTCCATCCCACAATCTTGTATAAATTCTTCCATTCTCTCCTCATCACAAAACCAACAACACACCATAGCAAAGAAGCCTAGCATGGGGAACAAAAACCACCACCAAGTCAGCTTCTTCAAGCAGGCCAACGAGCTCTGCACCCTCTGTGGAGTGGAGATCGGTGTCATCATCTTCTCCCTGGCTGAGAAGGTCGTCACCTTCGGCCACCCCTAATGTCGAGCCCATCATCGATCGCAACCTCACCACCTGCAATCCTGAACCTCTCCAGCTGCCTCATCTGATCTGCCTTTTTGCGTGTTTGGGGTGATTCTTCTCAAGGAAGAGACATCCTCGTCTGCATACATTTTAGCATTTCATGGTGGCCTGGATAAGACATTTTTGCATTAAACCCGGCACAATCAAAggacaacaaaataaatttagatgacaaaacaaatcatacCTTCGAGGAATACGAAGACTGTTGGCGTGCAAAGCTTCCTCCCTTTTCTGTtgctcttttctttcttctggTGTCATATCAATTGTGCTGGAAGCAGAATCCCTGAAAGAAGGcacatacataattaaaaagcACATacatataaaagaagaaaagaaaaaacttaaaGAAAATGACCAAACACAATTAGTGAC
The genomic region above belongs to Salvia hispanica cultivar TCC Black 2014 chromosome 3, UniMelb_Shisp_WGS_1.0, whole genome shotgun sequence and contains:
- the LOC125213750 gene encoding uncharacterized protein LOC125213750, translating into MSDKDDKSGSIDAAHSKEEALRLKALAEEKYNSGDLNSAVAYAERARDLHPSISGLHQMLTAFQILRAAAASPIPGGENQKPTPDYYMILQVQRFSHINSIKKQYKKLALTLHPDKNPFVASEEAFKLVGEAARVLSDKIRRKEYDVRLRVAMQSEAAGAVAVEIGEEGSRETFRTACSACQLLHQFERKYLGHNLVCPGCMKTFKAVEAEERNGDEGKNEKSEANTRVSARIRERVSKGDYVGSVEKFGLGVKRRNNNLGEVSEGLGVKMARTGVLKRSKRVEDSGDGHGVENGRFKKMETLINGGKEAMESGEVEIVENEMSKRGEGREEESMTLSQMQMMVKKKKPKKKVVVGKLTTKAKKVNAEKLRVNGVVGETEKDGEGNKEDLGEEESAEEMEDVMIEEMAKERGGEAEKEKVVNLRGNSNRRRVPKIRNLEAVHAASRNYFNSEIEKDTSSDKGNSEVPPVEKEKEMDVIKEKKGRRRVPKFGNSDILSTKSSKNHVDSDLQRLNADTEGDLGFEKDISSENGESEVLLVEKEKEMDVINEKKGRRRVPKFGNSNILNTKSSKNRLDSDLHRLDADTEGVSEIEKDISSEKGVPEVLLMEKEKEKEIDVIKENKGRRRVPKYGNLDILNTKSSNNGMDLDFQRVIANKKGDLEIMAVDDSDFHDFDKDRRERSFKKGQVWALYDDVDAMPRHYALINEIVSVNPFEVTLSWLMPQNNEDEESISRLKNGYFVSCGSFRVTRRVTIRYLNLFSHLVDCERAARELYRIYPKKGSVWAIYSSSGREAEESDEMIEGKRCYNIVVTLSSYSDVHGLSIAYLKKVEGFRTVFNRRGIGANAVVCLGAKDIKIFSHQIPSKKLFGEEASGLPKGCWELDPASLTPQLLSLS